In the genome of Desulfovibrio aminophilus DSM 12254, one region contains:
- a CDS encoding ABC transporter permease: protein MFLNLRIAVKSLAVHKLRAVLAMLGVFLGALAFTGVQHVSQSLERKAELEAEKMGPSLFAAIAGQVRFSRGGDLRLGAAQRNFTISDAQALARGVPSVLSMAPYASTSMPLRSAESATKATLIATWPEYTEIRDFHPEMGRFFNAEEVAERDKVLVLGRDIAERLFGRAEAALGGTVYLYRADFRVVGVMEKKGRDLAGDNQDEQIFMPLSTYMRRAANQDWISGAFLRLAPGSNQGPALDAVMDAARAILRERHGLRPGQADDFTLLTARQSQDLQFQALELVHTLGLIASTVCFGVGGMGILSIMILMVRARRMEIGIRRAVGGKRSQILGQFLLESGLMAGTGGVLGVLAGLLVTTAVSVFGGMPFVLDPALLAGTLAASTLIGLLAGSYPAWQAARVEILDVLRI, encoded by the coding sequence ATGTTCCTGAATCTGCGCATCGCCGTGAAGTCATTGGCCGTGCACAAGCTGCGCGCGGTCCTGGCCATGCTCGGGGTGTTCCTGGGGGCGCTGGCCTTCACCGGGGTGCAGCACGTGTCCCAGTCCCTGGAACGCAAGGCCGAGCTGGAGGCCGAGAAGATGGGCCCCAGTCTGTTCGCGGCCATCGCCGGGCAGGTGCGCTTCTCACGCGGCGGCGACCTGCGCCTGGGCGCGGCCCAGCGCAACTTCACCATTTCCGACGCCCAGGCCCTGGCCCGGGGCGTGCCCTCGGTGCTGAGCATGGCGCCCTACGCCTCCACGAGCATGCCGCTGCGCTCGGCCGAGTCCGCCACCAAGGCCACGCTCATCGCCACCTGGCCGGAATACACCGAAATCCGCGATTTCCACCCCGAAATGGGCCGGTTCTTCAACGCCGAGGAGGTGGCCGAGCGGGACAAGGTGCTCGTGCTGGGCCGGGACATCGCCGAGCGTCTTTTCGGCCGGGCCGAGGCCGCCCTGGGCGGCACGGTCTACCTCTACCGCGCCGACTTCCGGGTGGTGGGCGTCATGGAGAAAAAGGGTCGCGATCTGGCCGGGGACAACCAGGACGAGCAGATATTCATGCCCCTGTCCACCTACATGCGCCGCGCGGCGAACCAGGACTGGATCAGCGGGGCGTTCCTGCGTCTGGCTCCGGGCTCGAACCAGGGCCCGGCCCTGGATGCGGTCATGGACGCGGCCAGGGCCATCCTGCGCGAGCGCCACGGCCTGCGGCCGGGCCAGGCCGACGACTTCACCCTGCTCACCGCCCGCCAGTCCCAGGATCTCCAGTTCCAGGCCCTGGAACTCGTGCATACCCTGGGGCTCATCGCCTCCACGGTCTGCTTCGGCGTGGGCGGCATGGGCATTCTCTCGATCATGATCCTCATGGTCCGGGCGCGACGCATGGAGATCGGCATCCGCCGCGCCGTGGGCGGCAAGCGTTCCCAGATCCTGGGGCAGTTCCTGCTGGAGTCCGGGCTCATGGCCGGAACCGGCGGCGTGCTCGGCGTGCTGGCCGGCCTGCTTGTGACCACGGCCGTGAGCGTCTTCGGCGGCATGCCCTTCGTCCTGGACCCCGCGCTCCTGGCCGGAACCCTGGCCGCGTCCACGCTCATCGGGCTCCTGGCCGGATCCTATCCGGCCTGGCAGGCGGCCCGGGTGGAAATCCTCGACGTCCTCCGAATCTGA
- a CDS encoding SdpI family protein — MLIWIGILFFILGVIFRVFPPRSINGIYGYRTPRSMKNQDTWDEAQRFTADNLTLHGLLFAGTGLLLELVLSPGSGPQTVIFLAGLAVMILQDERHLLRTFHPDGRRKEAEPGESPGRAAARGLVWAAGVSAMLSLCCLAAFRLIGSSVDGQGFLHEPFALVPAGFLLAGFAVLMGLAALLVRFGGFFSPPRADKADK; from the coding sequence ATGCTCATCTGGATCGGCATTCTCTTCTTCATCCTCGGCGTGATTTTCCGGGTCTTCCCGCCCCGCTCGATCAACGGGATTTACGGCTACCGGACGCCCCGCTCCATGAAGAACCAGGACACCTGGGACGAGGCCCAGCGGTTCACGGCCGACAACCTGACCCTCCACGGCCTGCTCTTCGCCGGGACCGGCCTGCTCCTGGAGTTGGTCCTCTCCCCGGGCTCCGGCCCGCAGACGGTGATTTTCCTGGCGGGACTGGCGGTCATGATCCTCCAGGATGAGCGCCACCTCCTGCGGACCTTCCATCCCGACGGGAGGCGAAAGGAGGCGGAACCCGGGGAGAGTCCGGGCCGCGCCGCGGCCCGTGGGCTCGTCTGGGCGGCCGGAGTCTCGGCCATGCTCAGCCTGTGCTGCCTGGCCGCCTTCCGGCTCATCGGCTCCTCCGTGGACGGGCAGGGCTTCCTGCACGAGCCCTTCGCCCTGGTCCCGGCCGGATTCCTGCTGGCCGGTTTCGCGGTGCTCATGGGCCTGGCGGCCCTGCTGGTCCGCTTCGGCGGATTCTTCTCCCCGCCGCGCGCGGACAAAGCGGACAAATGA
- the hcp gene encoding hydroxylamine reductase: MFCYQCEQTAKGTGCDKLGVCGKTPDTAALQDLLIHVLKGLSEVALAAREAGIVDREADVFTVRATFSTLTNVNFDPARFPGLIARAVELRERLKAALAAKGLKPAFSPVADFAPAEDLAGLVRQGEQHGVREDADPDPDIQSLKQTVIYGLKGVAAYLDHAQILGREDAEAYAGVHKLLAATLRADLGLGDWVGLALECGTLNLKAMELLDAANTGTYGHPVPTETPLGHKKGKAILVSGHDLRDLEEILKQTEGTGVFVYTHGEMLPCHGYPGLKKYKHFHGHYGTAWQNQQKEFAAFPGAILMTTNCIQKPTSYLPNIFTTGLVGWPGAAHVKSPDFGPVIARALELPGFAEDEDKGSVTVGFARNAVMGVAGTVIDAVKAGKIRHFFLVAGCDGAKPGRNYYTEFVEKVPADCVVLTLACGKFRFFDKKLGDIGGIPRLLDVGQCNDAYSAIQIATALAGAFQCGVNDLPLSLVLSWYEQKAVAILLSLLALGIKNIRLGPSLPAFLTPNVLNFLVENYDIKPISTPDADLKAILG, from the coding sequence ATGTTTTGCTACCAGTGCGAACAGACCGCCAAGGGAACCGGCTGCGACAAGCTCGGCGTCTGCGGCAAGACTCCGGACACGGCGGCCCTGCAGGATCTCCTGATCCATGTGCTGAAAGGGTTGTCGGAAGTGGCCCTGGCCGCCCGCGAGGCCGGGATCGTGGACCGCGAGGCGGACGTCTTCACCGTGCGGGCCACCTTCTCCACCCTGACCAACGTGAACTTCGACCCCGCGCGCTTCCCGGGCCTCATCGCCCGCGCCGTGGAGCTGCGCGAGCGGCTCAAGGCCGCCCTGGCCGCCAAAGGCCTGAAGCCCGCCTTCAGTCCAGTGGCGGACTTCGCCCCGGCCGAAGACCTGGCCGGCCTGGTGCGCCAGGGCGAGCAGCACGGCGTACGCGAGGACGCCGATCCCGACCCGGACATCCAGTCCCTGAAGCAGACCGTGATCTACGGCCTCAAGGGCGTGGCGGCCTACCTGGACCACGCCCAGATCCTGGGCCGGGAGGACGCCGAAGCCTACGCGGGAGTGCACAAGCTCCTGGCCGCCACCTTGCGCGCGGACCTGGGCCTGGGCGACTGGGTCGGGCTGGCCCTGGAGTGCGGCACACTCAATCTCAAGGCCATGGAACTGCTGGACGCGGCCAACACCGGAACCTACGGCCACCCCGTGCCCACCGAAACGCCCCTGGGCCACAAGAAGGGCAAGGCCATCCTGGTCTCGGGCCACGACCTGCGCGATCTGGAGGAAATCCTCAAGCAGACCGAGGGCACGGGCGTCTTCGTCTACACCCACGGCGAGATGCTGCCCTGCCACGGCTATCCGGGGCTCAAGAAGTACAAGCACTTCCACGGCCACTACGGCACGGCCTGGCAGAACCAGCAGAAGGAGTTCGCGGCCTTCCCGGGCGCGATCCTGATGACCACCAACTGCATCCAGAAGCCCACGAGCTACCTGCCGAACATCTTCACCACCGGCCTGGTGGGCTGGCCCGGGGCCGCGCACGTGAAGAGCCCCGACTTCGGGCCGGTGATCGCCCGCGCCCTGGAGCTGCCGGGCTTCGCCGAGGACGAGGACAAGGGCTCGGTCACGGTCGGCTTCGCGCGCAACGCGGTCATGGGCGTGGCCGGAACCGTGATCGACGCGGTCAAGGCGGGCAAGATCCGGCATTTCTTCCTGGTGGCGGGCTGCGACGGGGCCAAGCCGGGCCGCAACTACTACACCGAGTTCGTGGAAAAGGTTCCGGCGGACTGCGTGGTGCTCACCCTGGCTTGCGGCAAGTTCCGCTTCTTCGACAAGAAGCTCGGGGACATCGGCGGCATCCCACGCCTGCTGGACGTGGGCCAGTGCAACGACGCCTACTCGGCCATCCAGATCGCCACGGCCCTGGCCGGGGCCTTCCAGTGCGGGGTCAACGACCTGCCCCTGTCCCTGGTGCTGTCCTGGTACGAGCAGAAGGCCGTGGCCATCCTGCTCAGCCTGCTGGCCCTGGGCATCAAGAACATCCGCCTGGGCCCCAGCCTGCCCGCGTTCCTGACCCCGAACGTGCTCAACTTCCTGGTGGAGAACTACGACATCAAGCCCATCTCCACCCCGGACGCGGACCTCAAGGCCATCCTGGGCTGA